ATGATGCTGTAATGACAAGCGTGGAGCATCTTCAAGGCGTCTTTGGACCTCATTCCAAATGGCCATCCCACAATTTAACATTTGAGCAAGACCTAATAGATCTTGGCTGGCATCAGAAAGAGTTTCAGAGACGTAGGTCTTTCGCCTATACTGTTATGAACCTTGGCGAATCTGTATGCCTTGGCTGCGTTTACATAAACCCAACTCGGAAAAGTGGATATGATGCCCGTATTGCTCTCTGGGTTAGAAAGAGCGAGTTTGACAAGGGTCTCGACACTATTTTATTTGATGCTGTGAAAGAATGGGTTGTGAAAGAGTGGCCATTTAAGAATACAGCTTATCCCGGTAGAGATATTGATTGGAACAAATGGGAAGCGACGCCAGAATTACTGAAATAACTTTATGTCTG
This genomic interval from candidate division KSB1 bacterium contains the following:
- a CDS encoding GNAT family N-acetyltransferase, whose translation is MTASHGYLCAQSNNPFVPSDFKVPEKLETEKFRLRMLTVNDVVKDYDAVMTSVEHLQGVFGPHSKWPSHNLTFEQDLIDLGWHQKEFQRRRSFAYTVMNLGESVCLGCVYINPTRKSGYDARIALWVRKSEFDKGLDTILFDAVKEWVVKEWPFKNTAYPGRDIDWNKWEATPELLK